The following are encoded together in the Bos mutus isolate GX-2022 chromosome 3, NWIPB_WYAK_1.1, whole genome shotgun sequence genome:
- the AMIGO1 gene encoding amphoterin-induced protein 1: MQPQGDLRGLWLLLLSLFLLLFEVARAGRPVVSCPASCLCASNILSCSKQQLPNVPHSLPSYTALLDLSHNNLSRLRAEWTPTRLTHLHSLLLSHNHLNFISSEAFSPVPNLRYLDLSSNQLRTLDEFLFSELQVLEVLLLYNNHIMAVDRCAFDDMTQLQKLYLSQNQISRFPLELVKEGAKLPKLTLLDLSSNKLKNLPLPDLQKLPAWIKNGLYLHNNPLHCDCELYQLFSHWQYRQLSSVMDFQEDLYCMSSKKLHNVFNLSFLNCSEYKERAWEAHLGDSLTIKCDTKQQGMTKVWVTPSNERVLDEVANSTVTVSKDGSLHFQQVQIEHGGVYTCYAMGEAFNETLSVELKVYNFTLHGHHDTLNTAYTTLVGCILSVVLVLIYLYLTPCRCWCRGVEKPSSHQADSLSSSMLSTTPNHDPMAGGDKDDGFDRRVAFLEPAGPAQGQNGKLKPGNTLPVPEATGKGQRRMSDPESVSSVFSDTPIVV; encoded by the coding sequence ATGCAACCCCAAGGAGACCTGCGAGGCCTCTGGCTCCTGCTGCTGTCCCTGTTCCTGCTCCTCTTTGAGGTGGCCAGAGCTGGCCGGCCAGTGGTGAGCTGTCCTGCCTCCTGCCTGTGCGCCAGCAACATCCTCAGCTGCTCCAAGCAGCAGCTGCCCAACGTGCCCCACTCCCTGCCCAGCTACACCGCCCTCCTGGACCTCAGCCACAACAACCTGAGCCGCCTGCGGGCCGAGTGGACCCCCACGCGCCTGACCCACCTGCACTCCCTGCTGCTGAGCCACAACCACCTGAATTTCATATCCTCTGAGGCCTTTTCCCCAGTTCCCAACCTGCGCTACCTGGACCTCTCCTCCAACCAGCTGCGGACGCTGGATGAGTTCCTGTTCAGTGAACTGCAGGTCCTGGAGGTGCTGCTGCTCTACAATAACCACATTATGGCAGTGGACCGCTGCGCCTTTGATGACATGACCCAGCTGCAGAAACTCTACTTGAGTCAGAACCAGATCTCCCGCTTCCCTCTGGAACTGGTCAAGGAAGGAGCCAAGCTCCCCAAACTAACGCTCCTGGACCTTTCCTCCAACAAGCTGAAGAACTTACCATTGCCTGACCTGCAGAAGCTGCCCGCCTGGATCAAGAATGGGCTGTACCTACACAACAACCCCCTGCACTGCGACTGCGAGCTCTACCAGCTCTTTTCCCACTGGCAGTACCGGCAGCTGAGCTCTGTCATGGACTTTCAGGAGGACCTGTACTGCATGAGCTCCAAGAAACTGCACAATGTCTTCAACCTGAGTTTCCTCAATTGCAGCGAGTACAAGGAGCGTGCCTGGGAGGCCCACCTGGGTGACTCCTTGACCATCAAGTGTGACACCAAGCAGCAGGGGATGACCAAGGTGTGGGTGACACCCAGCAATGAACGGGTGCTGGATGAGGTGGCCAACAGCACGGTGACCGTGTCCAAGGATGGCAGTCTTCATTTCCAGCAGGTGCAGATTGAGCATGGGGGTGTGTATACCTGCTATGCCATGGGGGAGGCTTTCAATGAGACCCTGTCTGTGGAGTTGAAAGTGTACAATTTCACCTTGCACGGACACCACGACACCCTCAACACAGCCTATACCACCCTTGTGGGCTGTATCCTCAGTGTAGTCCTGGTCCTCATATACCTGTACCTCACCCCGTGCCGCTGCTGGTGTCGGGGTGTCGAGAAACCTTCCAGCCATCAGGCAGACAGCCTCAGTTCTTCCATGCTTAGTACCACACCCAACCACGACCCTATGGCTGGCGGGGACAAGGATGATGGTTTTGACAGGCGGGTGGCCTTTCTGGAACCTGCTGGACCTGCGCAGGGTCAAAACGGCAAGCTCAAGCCGGGCAACACCCTGCCAGTGCCAGAGGCGACAGGCAAGGGCCAGCGGAGGATGTCGGATCCGGAATCGGTCAGCTCGGTCTTCTCTGATACGCCCATTGTGGTGTGA